From the Mangifera indica cultivar Alphonso chromosome 10, CATAS_Mindica_2.1, whole genome shotgun sequence genome, one window contains:
- the LOC123227763 gene encoding uncharacterized protein LOC123227763: MSSIIQSFQKNHALPLSQTDSTADQKKPCLRRRLSSLSLKIQPLSSKTTSWAFQRSKSVSSMGEYAGTSIRNWWDWGWTWILSRKPTFAKDLEMNEEETVLLGSHNRGSWRHVFYKVRCELKKLLRSDRVGLPQTCKYTSLDYSKNFDDGKPLFQD; the protein is encoded by the coding sequence ATGAGCTCGATTATTCAAAGTTTCCAGAAGAACCACGCGCTTCCGCTCTCACAAACAGACTCCACGGCCGACCAGAAGAAGCCATGCCTCCGTCGCCGGCTatcttctctctctctaaaGATTCAGCCCCTCTCTTCGAAAACAACTTCTTGGGCGTTTCAGAGGTCGAAATCTGTTTCCTCCATGGGGGAATACGCGGGGACTTCGATAAGGAATTGGTGGGACTGGGGGTGGACTTGGATCTTGTCAAGAAAGCCCACGTTTGCTAAAGATCTGGAGATGAACGAAGAAGAAACTGTACTTCTTGGTTCCCACAATAGGGGAAGTTGGAGGCATGTCTTTTACAAGGTGAGGTGTGAGCTTAAAAAGCTTTTAAGATCTGACAGAGTTGGCCTTCCTCAAACGTGCAAGTACACTTCTCTTGATTATTCCAAGAATTTCGATGATGGAAAGCCATTGTTTCAAGATTAA
- the LOC123227478 gene encoding CMP-sialic acid transporter 4-like, with protein sequence MEYRKIKDEDNDGGGRDANDLESLRGKPLSAISNVAASAGERSKWKRKSMVTLALTVLTSSQAILIVWSKRAGKYEYSVTTANFLVETLKCALSLAALARIWSSEGVTEDNRLSTTLDEVIVYPIPAALYLVKNLLQYYIFAYVDAPGYQILKNLNIISTGVLYRIILKKKLSEIQWAAFILLCCGCTTAQLNSNSDHVLQTPFQGWVMAIVMALLSGFAGVYTEAIIKKRPSRNINVQNFWLYVFGMAFNAVAIVIQDFDAVMNKGFFHGYSLITVLMILNHALSGIAVSMVMKYADNIVKVYSTSVAMLLTAVVSVFLFGFHLSLAFFLGATVVSVSVYLQSAGKLQR encoded by the exons ATGGAGTATAGAAAAATCAAAGACGAG GATAACGATGGAGGTGGCCGAGATGCTAATGACTTAGAGAGCTTGAGAGGAAAACCTCTTTCAGCTA TTAGTAATGTGGCTGCAAGCGCTGGTGAACGGTCCAAGTGGAAGCGCAA GTCAATGGTTACACTTGCGCTGACTGTTCTGACGAGTTCACAAGCCATATTGATTGTGTGGTCTAAGAGAGCTGGAAAGTATGAGTATAGTGTTACGACTGCTAATTTTTTG GTGGAAACTTTGAAATGTGCATTATCGCTTGCTGCCTTGGCGAGAATTTGGAGTAGTGAAGGTGTCACTGAAGATAACAg GTTGAGTACGACTTTGGATGAAGTTATTGTTTACCCCATTCCTGCGGCACTTTACCTTGTGAAGAATCTTCTCCAG TATTACATCTTTGCCTATGTGGATGCACCGGGTTACCAGATACTGAAGAACCTAAACATTATCAGCACGGGTGTTTTATACCGAATCATACTTAAGAAAAA GCTAAGCGAGATTCAGTGGGCAGCTTTCATTCTATTATGTTGTGGATGCACCACAGCACAGCTGAACTCTAA TTCGGATCATGTCCTTCAAACACCTTTTCAAGGCTGGGTAATGGCCATT GTGATGGCACTTTTAAGCGGTTTTGCTGGAGTGTATACTGAG GCTATAATTAAAAAGCGACCTTCAAGAAATATAAATGTGCAAAATTTCTGGTTGTATGTCTTTGGGATGGCTTTCAATGCTGTTGCAATAGTGATTCAAGATTTCGATGCAGTCATGAACAA GGGCTTCTTTCATGGATACTCATTAATTACAGTTCTCATGATTCTTAATCATGCCCTCAG TGGGATTGCTGTGTCCATGGTGATGAAATACGCCGACAATATTGTTAAG GTGTACTCTACGTCGGTGGCAATGCTTCTCACAGCAGTTGTTTCTGTGTTCCTCTTTGGTTTTCATCTTTCCCTTGCCTTTTTTCTTGGTGCTAC TGTTGTTTCTGTCTCGGTATACTTGCAGTCTGCCGGAAAGCTACAAAGATAG
- the LOC123227477 gene encoding damage-control phosphatase At2g17340-like yields the protein MESASELVPFPLLQTPIESNYRACTIPYRFPSDNPRKATPAEVSWVTLFVNSIPSFKQRAETDPTVIDAPARAQKFAERYAEILEDFKKDPESHGGPPDCILLCRIREQILRELGFRDIFKKVKDEENAKAISLFGDVVRLNDAIEEEGKRLESLVRGIFAGNIFDLGSAKLAEVFSRDGMSFLASCQNLVPRPWVIDDLETFKVKWSKKPWKKAVIFVDNSGADIILGILPFVRELLRLGTQVVLAANDLPSINDVTYSELIDIIAKLKDESGKLMGVDTSNLFIANSGNDLPVIDLARVSQELAYLASDADLVILEGMGRGIETNLYAQFKCDSLKIGMVKHPEVAQFLGGRLYDCVFKYNEVSS from the exons ATGGAGAGCGCTTCTGAGCTGGTCCCTTTCCCGTTACTTCAAACTCCGATCGAATCAAACTACAGGGCATGCACCATTCCCTACAGATTCCCCTCGGACAATCCCAGAAAAGCCACCCCTGCTGAGGTTTCTTGGGTCACCCTATTTGTCAATTCCATTCCTTCTTTCAA GCAACGAGCTGAGACTGATCCTACTGTCATTGATGCTCCTGCTAGAGCTCAAAAATTTGCTGAAAG GTATGCTGAGATACTTGAGGACTTTAAGAAAGATCCAGAGAGTCATGGCGGCCCACCTGATTGCATT CTTCTTTGCCGAATTCGTGAGCAAATCCTTAGAGAACTGGGATTCAGAGACATATTTAAAAAAGTCAAG GATGAGGAGAATGCTAAAGCTATATCCTTGTTTGGAGATGTAGTTCGTCTTAACGATGCTATCGAAGAGGAAGGGAAGCGCCTAGAGTCTTTGGTTAGGGGAATATTTGCAGGAAACATATTCGATCTTGGTTCAGCAAAG CTTGCTGAGGTCTTCTCAAGAGATGGCATGTCCTTTTTGGCTAGTTGTCAAAACCTTGTCCCACGACCTTGGGTTATTGATGACTTGGAAACGTTCAAAGTGAAATGGAGCAAGAAACCTTGGAAGAAG GCCGtcatttttgttgataattctGGTGCTGATATAATTTTGGGCATTTTACCATTTGTAAGGGAGTTACTCCGTCTTGGAACTCAG GTTGTGTTGGCTGCAAATGATTTACCATCAATCAATGATGTAACTTACAGTGAACTGATTGACATCATTGCAAAG TTGAAGGATGAAAGTGGGAAGCTCATGGGTGTTGACACTTCAAATCTTTTTATTGCCAACTCTGGCAATGATTTGCCG GTTATTGATCTTGCAAGAGTATCACAAGAGCTTGCCTACCTAGCTAGTGATGCAGATCTAGTTATCTTGGAAGGCATG GGTCGTGGAATTGAGACAAATCTCTATGCTCAATTTAAATGTGATTCCCTAAAGATTGGAATG GTGAAACATCCTGAGGTTGCCCAGTTTCTTGGAGGTCGACTCTATGACTGTGTCTTCAAATACAATGAAGTTTCTAGTTAA
- the LOC123228195 gene encoding uncharacterized protein LOC123228195 has translation MSLRIKAVVDKFVQELKEALDADIQDRIMKEREMQSYIEEREREVAEREAAWKAELSRREAEIARQEARLKMEKENLEKEKSVLMGTASNQDNQDGALEITVSGEKYRCLRFAKAKK, from the exons ATGTCTTTGCGAATAAAAGCGGTGGTCGACAAGTTCGTGCAGGAGCTGAAGGAGGCTTTGGATGCAGACATACAAGACAGGATTATGAAGGAGAGAGAGATGCAGAGTTACATTGAAGAACGTGAACGTGAAGTCGCCGAACGTGAAGCCGCTTGGAAGGCCGAGCTTTCTCGTCGTGAG GCTGAGATTGCTAGACAAGAAGCAAGGTTGAAGATGGAGAAAGAAAATCTGGAGAAAGAGAAAAGTGTCCTTATGGGAACTGCATCAAACCAAGATAACCAAGATGGAGCTCTTGAGATTACTGTAAGTGGAGAAAAGTATCGATGCCTCAGGTTTGCAAAAGCGAAGAAATGA